From a single Raphanus sativus cultivar WK10039 chromosome 3, ASM80110v3, whole genome shotgun sequence genomic region:
- the LOC108845497 gene encoding F-box protein At3g28330-like gives MDSLTEDIWTMIFVRLPLKSIASSKLVCKQWKSILESPFLRKLFLSRHQNSHSMWSLIVKDHQHEAVAHYGGDIWGHPPQQLGSYIVPCITQTLINHKEKYRQARVVAYTDVGLILIRLVSTIGNVSLYVANPVSRECVETSPPWFEITEYHRNLGLATRADENGFVLGYKVVLLYDVETWTKKSFNLLIYSSETGLWRQETVQFPYSFRSHVFRYSISLNGKLHWRARNNVHDEVVVSIDFYDMGSDHLVCRVTRFPDLKESPRFQRSCTVSQGSLMYMNVVSQGKEHHKLSVWRLKSSWEWQLVSEISYDNDGYHYMPLAINPFDAETVYFWSNEDKCLVSMNLRIGKFVLHGKLERSCSNGSILKSQGGHTFIQLAQEFSSFVLPKWLYRIPNTVTNSRQPESSSNPTFIWWTKTPQPSKDPANSSNTFLTFTREEDKLNSTCPNIDQKQSVKSTSYSPTSSHLAMANRFCMLEDY, from the coding sequence ATGGATTCCTTGACAGAGGATATATGGACAATGATATTTGTCCGATTACCACTAAAGAGTATCGCCAGTTCCAAATTGGTCTGCAAGCAATGGAAATCAATACTCGAATCTCCCTTTCTCCGCAAGCTTTTCCTTTCTCGCCATCAAAACTCTCATTCCATGTGGTCGCTCATAGTGAAGGATCATCAGCATGAAGCCGTTGCTCATTACGGAGGCGATATTTGGGGTCATCCACCACAACAACTTGGCTCTTACATCGTCCCTTGCATTACCCAAACACTCATAAACCACAAGGAAAAATACAGACAAGCCAGAGTCGTGGCTTACACGGATGTCGGGTTGATTCTGATCCGTCTCGTGTCTACCATCGGGAACGTATCCTTGTACGTGGCTAATCCTGTCTCACGAGAATGCGTAGAAACTTCTCCTCCGTGGTTTGAAATAACGGAGTATCACAGGAACCTAGGATTAGCCACACGAGCCGACGAAAACGGCTTCGTTTTAGGTTACAAAGTTGTTCTGCTCTATGATGTAGAAACATGGACAAAGAAGAGCTTTAATTTGCTGATATATTCGTCAGAGACTGGCTTGTGGCGTCAAGAAACAGTACAGTTTCCTTACTCTTTTCGCAGTCACGTGTTTCGCTATTCCATTAGCTTGAACGGAAAACTTCACTGGCGCGCTCGCAATAACGTGCATGATGAAGTTGTTGTATCCATCGACTTCTATGACATGGGTTCTGATCATCTTGTATGTCGTGTTACACGTTTCCCTGATTTAAAAGAATCGCCACGATTCCAAAGATCTTGCACTGTCTCTCAAGGGAGTCTCATGTATATGAACGTTGTCTCTCAAGGCAAAGAGCATCATAAGTTAAGTGTATGGAGGCTAAAGAGCAGCTGGGAATGGCAACTAGTATCTGAAATATCCTACGATAATGATGGTTACCATTATATGCCGTTGGCTATAAACCCTTTTGATGCTGAAACCGTCTACTTTTGGAGCAACGAGGACAAATGTTTGGTGTCTATGAACTTACGCATTGGCAAGTTTGTCCTGCACGGTAAGTTAGAACGTAGCTGCAGCAATGGAAGCATTCTCAAGTCCCAAGGAGGCCATACTTTTATACAACTCGCCCAAGAATTTTCATCGTTCGTTTTGCCAAAGTGGCTGTATCGGATCCCGAACACGGTGACTAATAGTCGACAGCCCGAGTCCAGCTCTAATCCTACTTTCATCTGGTGGACGAAGACTCCACAGCCCAGTAAAGATCCAGCTAACTCTAGCAACACTTTCTTGACCTTcacaagagaagaagacaagctGAACAGCACATGTCCAAACATAGATCAAAAGCAGTCCGTAAAAAGCACTTCATATTCACCTACATCTAGTCATCTTGCAATGGCAAATAGATTCTGTATGCTGGAAGATTACTAG
- the LOC130509251 gene encoding uncharacterized protein LOC130509251, with product MEEAYLLMNIACVEKPRVLSIDQQPKWRHEHKLSLFPRRAALLTCNVCALDDSSSPIYMCPPCDFVVHLRCLKLPRVIRMSRHLHRIYFVPSFGKGDRSCGVCRKEINSDYGGYSCIKDGCSYAAHSKCATRINVWDGEELEHVPEEIEEEEEPFMRISDGIIQHFSHQQHHLRLLDENMGRDYDEDKQCHACITPIYFGNFYSCMQCDFILHEACANLSRKILNPIHPHLLSLSLVERKDSVYAMSSCKACRRYYTAGFFYECTKGEECNFELHVQCATISEPLIHGSHMQPLFLTSKPGEGRTCSVCDTIEPVFVETFNCIECEFSLCYGCATTPQKVRYKHDKHVLSLAYGGREETNTVMNWCELCERKIEPKERFYACDDYCCATLHVACLIGEDLYIKPGSSFFYYSNINVHVLPNNHHMSRPICNFCNQRCQQKTVFQRSRSIVCCLLHTLFRKSPVANLFCSMSCRAFALGRGK from the coding sequence ATGGAAGAAGCTTATCTCCTTATGAATATAGCTTGTGTGGAGAAACCACGAGTGTTATCTATAGACCAACAACCAAAATGGCGCCACGAGCATAAGCTTTCTCTCTTTCCGAGACGGGCGGCTTTATTAACATGCAACGTCTGTGCCTTGGACGATTCAAGCTCCCCTATCTACATGTGTCCTCCCTGTGACTTCGTCGTCCATCTGAGATGTCTCAAACTGCCACGTGTCATAAGGATGTCTCGCCATCTCCATCGTATTTATTTCGTCCCTTCTTTTGGCAAAGGAGATCGGTCTTGCGGTGTTTGTCGCAAAGAGATCAACAGCGATTACGGTGGTTATTCTTGCATCAAGGACGGTTGTTCATATGCTGCTCATTCAAAATGTGCCACACGGATCAATGTTTGGGATGGTGAAGAACTCGAGCACGTGCCGGAAgaaattgaagaagaagaagagcctTTTATGAGGATAAGCGATGGAATCATACAACATTtcagccatcaacaacatcatctGCGACTACTTGATGAAAACATGGGAAGAGATTACGACGAGGACAAGCAGTGCCATGCATGTATCACCCCAATCTATTTTGGTAACTTCTACTCTTGCATGCAATGTGACTTCATTCTCCACGAAGCATGTGCAAATCTTTCTCGCAAAATACTAAACCCGATACATCCACATCTCCTCAGTCTATCTCTCGTGGAAAGAAAAGATAGTGTATATGCCATGTCTTCATGCAAAGCGTGTCGAAGATATTACACAGCTGGTTTCTTCTACGAGTGCACTAAAGGAGAAGAATGTAATTTCGAGTTACACGTGCAGTGCGCCACAATATCTGAGCCACTGATCCATGGAAGTCACATGCAACCTTTATTCCTAACATCAAAACCAGGAGAGGGAAGAACATGTTCTGTTTGCGATACTATAGAGCCGGTTTTCGTAGAGACATTCAATTGCATAGAGTGTGAATTTTCTCTGTGTTACGGATGTGCTACTACACCTCAAAAGGTGAGGTACAAGCATGATAAACATGTGCTCAGTCTTGCTTATGGGGGAAGAGAGGAGACAAATACCGTGATGAATTGGTGCGAACTTTGCGAGAGAAAAATAGAGCCAAAAGAACGGTTTTATGCGTGTGATGACTACTGTTGTGCCACCTTGCACGTCGCATGTCTGATTGGGGAGGACTTATACATCAAACCAGGTTCATCGTTTTTTTACTACAGCAATATAAATGTACACGTTCTTCCCAACAATCATCATATGTCTCGGCCTATTTGCAACTTCTGTAATCAGCGTTGTCAGCAGAAAACAGTTTTCCAACGTTCTCGATCAATAGTGTGCTGCTTGCTCCATACGTTGTTTAGGAAATCTCCAGTCGCAAATCTTTTTTGCTCAATGTCATGCAGAGCGTTTGCTCTAGGGAGAGGAAAATAG
- the LOC108847675 gene encoding uncharacterized protein LOC108847675, producing MDEGDQFHRNEAISAVADEGFMAEEEDDDFDDLYNDVNVGEGFLQSVRKKDETGSRNEKEEDKEKVKIEEEEEAEVSIPGLVGESVAATIKAEAESDAGEGEGEGGASGGGGNGGEELKASQQQSSGGVKVEQAPNPRGNNVSQGLLPPPPPPPSENLMRPVNGVPVGNGAVIHMPGVGVGGGGGGGAFLFVGDLHWWTTDAEVEAELCKYGAVKEVRFFDEKASGKSKGYCQVEFYDPMAATACKEGMDGYEFNGRPCVVAFGNPHSIKRMGEAQVNRNQQALLAKRGGVGGGGTADPPPSKPAVTPAGNNNFNSHAVGGNFQGEENRGFGRGNWGRGNAQGMGGGRGPGGQMRNRPGGGMGGRGFMGNGGGGFGPMSMMHPQAMMGQGFEQAFGGPMGRMGGGYGGFPGAPVPPFPGLFPPVGGVGLPGVAPHVNPAFFGRGMPMNGMGMMPNAGADGGHNMGMWDPSNGGWGGGGEDLGGGRAAESSYGEEAASDHQYGGEVTHDRGARQNHVKEKERGSEREWSGSSDRRNRGDERDMPREKDGGHGYDLPERRHRDDRETGREREREHHHKDRERSRDRDRERDRHREERERYGGDHRSKHRDEPEHEHEDEWNRGRSSRGHSKSRLSREDNHRSRSRDADYGKRRRITTE from the coding sequence ATGGATGAGGGAGATCAGTTCCATCGAAACGAGGCGATCTCCGCCGTCGCCGACGAGGGTTTCATGGCGGAGGAAGAGGACGACGACTTTGACGATCTTTACAACGACGTTAACGTCGGAGAAGGTTTTCTTCAGTCCGTGAGAAAGAAGGACGAAACGGGATCGAGAAACGAAAAAGAGGAGGATAAGGAGAAGGTTAAAAtcgaggaggaagaagaagctgaggTCTCGATACCTGGTTTGGTTGGTGAGAGCGTTGCTGCTACTATCAAAGCAGAAGCTGAATCAGACGcaggagagggagagggagagggaggggcaagtggtggtggtggtaatGGAGGTGAAGAGCTTAAGGCTAGCCAACAGCAGAGTTCTGGTGGAGTTAAAGTTGAGCAAGCTCCTAATCCTAGAGGAAATAACGTTTCTCAGGGTCTCTTGCCGCCGCCGCCACCTCCTCCTAGCGAGAATTTGATGAGACCTGTTAATGGCGTACCTGTGGGGAACGGAGCTGTTATCCATATGCCTGGTGTTGgtgttggtggtggtggaggcggTGGAGCGTTTCTTTTTGTTGGGGATTTGCATTGGTGGACAACTGATGCTGAAGTGGAGGCGGAGCTGTGCAAGTACGGTGCGGTGAAGGAGGTTAGGTTCTTCGACGAGAAAGCTAGTGGTAAGTCGAAAGGGTATTGTCAAGTGGAGTTCTATGATCCTATGGCAGCTACAGCTTGCAAAGAGGGGATGGATGGGTATGAGTTCAACGGCAGGCCTTGTGTTGTTGCCTTTGGCAATCCTCATTCCATTAAGAGAATGGGGGAGGCTCAGGTTAATAGGAACCAACAGGCGCTATTAGCTAAGAGAGGAGGAGTAGGAGGAGGAGGCACTGCTGATCCTCCTCCGAGTAAACCGGCTGTGACACCCGCCGGCAACAATAACTTCAACAGCCACGCAGTTGGCGGGAACTTCCAAGGTGAGGAGAATAGAGGATTTGGTAGAGGTAATTGGGGTAGAGGAAATGCTCAAGGGATGGGTGGTGGTAGAGGACCAGGTGGTCAGATGAGGAATAGGCCTGGTGGAGGGATGGGTGGAAGAGGTTTCATGGGTAATGGTGGAGGTGGGTTTGGTCCTATGAGTATGATGCATCCTCAGGCAATGATGGGACAAGGGTTTGAACAAGCTTTTGGTGGACCCATGGGGAGAATGGGAGGAGGCTATGGTGGATTCCCTGGGGCTCCAGTTCCACCTTTTCCTGGGCTTTTCCCTCCTGTAGGAGGAGTTGGTTTGCCTGGAGTGGCACCTCACGTGAATCCAGCGTTTTTTGGAAGAGGGATGCCTATGAATGGAATGGGAATGATGCCCAACGCTGGTGCTGATGGAGGGCATAATATGGGAATGTGGGATCCCAGTAACGGAGGATGGGGTGGTGGTGGTGAGGATTTGGGTGGTGGAAGAGCTGCAGAATCGAGCTATGGGGAGGAAGCTGCATCGGATCATCAGTACGGAGGAGAGGTTACTCACGACAGAGGGGCTCGTCAGAATCATgtgaaggagaaagagagaggttCAGAGAGGGAATGGTCTGGTTCGTCTGACAGAAGGAATCGTGGGGATGAAAGGGACATGCCTAGGGAGAAAGATGGTGGTCATGGCTATGATTTGCCAGAGAGAAGGCATCGTGATGATAGAGAAACAGGTCGTGAGCGTGAGAGGGAACATCATCATAAGGACCGCGAGCGCTCCAGGGATCGCGACAGGGAGAGGGATCGTCATCGAGAAGAACGAGAAAGATATGGTGGTGATCATCGTAGTAAACACAGGGACGAACCTGAGCATGAGCATGAGGATGAGTGGAACAGAGGTCGATCATCCAGAGGACACAGCAAGTCACGGTTGTCTAGGGAGGATAACCATCGGTCAAGATCAAGGGATGCTGATTATGGGAAAAGAAGGCGGATTACAACTGAATAG
- the LOC108843914 gene encoding agamous-like MADS-box protein AGL82, translating into MGRKMVKMARITNEKTRITTYRKRKECLFKKASEFSTLCGVNTCLIVYGPSRAGDERIDHPELWPKDERKVREIITKYRDTAPSSCTKTYSVQECLEKSKIKVEKEKYCPWDNKLDKCSLNELYAAFLTVCNKIQEASKRNQKFPDASNWSTHDQLGFIGYNQPCLEQHQLFPMSSVEQNGFSFLPFLNQMTSNTAEVATFSNVTEPEMTQAMFYGSCSDGQYVPMVHKTDYMEPVQWGLGNSVFNNVKPFADYPALRFGQVNDLESSGKTPM; encoded by the coding sequence GAAAATGGTAAAGATGGCGAGGATAACGAACGAGAAGACGAGAATAACGACTTACAGGAAGAGGAAGGAATGTTTGTTTAAGAAAGCCAGTGAGTTCTCAACACTTTGTGGCGTCAACACATGTCTGATCGTGTACGGCCCGAGCAGAGCAGGGGACGAGAGGATCGACCACCCCGAGTTATGGCCCAAGGATGAGAGAAAAGTTAGAGAGATCATAACCAAGTATAGAGACACCGCCCCGAGCAGCTGCACCAAGACTTACTCTGTACAAGAATGCTTGGAGAAAAGTAAGATCAAGGTGGAGAAAGAGAAGTATTGTCCGTGGGACAACAAGCTCGACAAGTGTTCTTTAAACGAGCTGTACGCGGCTTTCTTGACAGTTTGTAACAAGATTCAGGAAGCTTCGAAAAGGAACCAGAAATTTCCTGACGCTTCTAATTGGTCTACTCATGACCAACTTGGTTTCATCGGTTACAACCAGCCATGTCTCGAGCAACATCAGTTGTTTCCTATGTCTTCAGTGGAGCAGAACGGTTTCTCGTTTCTCCCGTTTCTTAACCAAATGACCTCGAACACCGCGGAAGTTGCGACTTTCTCGAATGTGACAGAACCGGAGATGACTCAAGCCATGTTCTACGGGAGCTGTTCGGATGGTCAGTACGTTCCGATGGTGCATAAGACTGATTACATGGAACCAGTGCAGTGGGGTTTAGGGAACAGTGTGTTTAATAACGTGAAGCCGTTCGCAGACTATCCGGCTTTGAGGTTTGGACAAGTTAATGACTTGGAGAGTTCTGGTAAAACTCCCATGTGA